Sequence from the Bacteroidota bacterium genome:
CGGAGGTTTCCAAATGCCGCGTATTCAGAGTTTCAATCTTCGTCCTTCGAAGTCCGTCCGCCGTGATCGCCAATCAGTACCCACTTGTCGCCCTGTTTCATGAGAACGTCAGCCCAACGGCCGGAGCGGGTATTCTCCTTGCCTTCCGCATTTTTGGCAATCCTGACGTAGTAGTAGTTCGCAATCGCAACGTTGCCGAAGACATTAATGGAGACGGGAGTGATGTTGTATAGAATCGTCTTCTCTGTCTTGTAGTCGTGTTCAATGAACTTCCTCGCCGTCGCTTTGTTGCCCGGCATGGGCTGGCTGATTTCCCAGCCGATGTAGTTGTCGTGGAAATAGGACATGAACCCGTCGAGGTTCCCCGCGGCATCAAGAGCCCAGTATGCTTCGACGTTTTTCCAGACTTCCTTTTGCGCCGCGTTCCATTCCTGCGCGTGCGCACCGGTTGATGCAAGCAGAACAAACGCAGCAAACGTGACAAGAATTCTTGTGAATGTCTTCATGTGTTTCCTTTCGCAAAATCGTTCATGTGTTCTCTCCAAGCCCTTTCCGGCGGAGAGTCCGGGTAACTCACTTCCTCAGTTTCGTCCGCTCGGAATAAATTTCATCCGAATGTTCCTCGAAGTATTTGTTCAGCATCCGGTTGAACTGACGGCGTGACTCGGCATCCTTCCAGTATTTTTCAAAGAGTTCGGTGTCCATCTTCGTGGCGGCATCAACGCTTGCCCAGTCTTTGTACTCCGTAATCCATACCAGATCGCGGTTATCCGCCCCGTACAAATGCTGCAACGCCCTCTGACTGATGATGTGGGTGTTCTTTTTCGTGACTTGCTCGTGATACACCTGCAGCAACGAATCTCGCTCTGTATTTCTTCCTCCCTCAGGCATTCTCATCTTCTGTACTGTTGCGACGAAAATGTTGTCCGCACTCTGTTCCTGCGCGGAAGCCGGATGGGCAGCGAAAAGGACCACTGCACACGCGATTGCAAAAATGACCGGGATATGTTTCAAATGGTACTCCTTGTAGATGGTGGTTGGATTGGGTTGATTATACGGTGTTGCCTTTTACTCCTTCTTCGTTTTTAGCTTTTGGGGACCCGTCCTCAAATGGCCTGCCGTTGGCCTTTTCCCGCGAACTGCGCGCCGGAATTGAACCGGCAGGCCCGCTCATAGTGGCTTACTCCATCAAAATCAACTTACGCATATGCGCGAAGATGTTGCTTTCACTGCCATTTTTGCGAGCGAGTGCAGCCAATCGCAAAACGAATCAAACTTATGAGAAATCGGGTTGTAGGACTTGTAGAGTTGAGAACCGGGACGACGAAGGAATGCATCAGACAGTCCGCGCGGACGAGAGCACATCAAATACTCAGAGCGAGAACCGTGCATAGATGAGAATGAGCGTGAGAAATGAAAGCAGCAGGGACCAACTGCTTCAACAAGGTATCTTCCGTCTGTTTCAAATGCAAGTATCCTGCGTCAATTTGAAAAATATCTTTGCAGGCATGGCCGCCAAGAGAGGGACGCAGTACGCAAGAAACGGCGTTGTGCCCATTGCCCCTACGGATCATTCATTGTCGATGTCGGTAGTGGATTCGGGTGTGGAAAATGTCAACACAAATGTGAGTCAGACTCTGTGGTGGTTGCGTTCCTCCGGTTAACCCCTTCTCACTTCGAAGAGTTCTTTACGGCAACAACGGGTGACTACTCTGCGAAAGTGATTTCCGGGAGTTGCTTTGGCATATCCTTACCTCAAAGCGACACACTCCATTGATGTTCACGTGTTCGATCAAAAATGAGTGCCCTTCCGTAAGTTGCATGTTCAGCAGGTATCTTGGGAACTTCCCTCCGCTTGTATCGCTTGGAAGAACACAGTTTTCCTTGCCCTTTCTTTGATACCAACAATAAAATCCGGGAAGAAGCCACGGCGATCACTCAGAAGAAGCTTCACAGACCAAGGTTTTGTTTACCGGAGGTCTGACGTTGTTGAAGTCACCGGGGCTTGCTTCCTTGTGTAGCAATTTTCCCGCTTTTCGCTTACCATCAATGGCACGAAACGAACGTGCAGGACTGCCTGTTCTTTGAACATACAGCAGTGAAGTTCCCGTCCCGGACACGGACAAACATCAGATTCTCATCACGGCAGAGGAGCAGTTTGTATGAATTCACCGGCGAAAACGCGCATCACTTCGCTCGATCTGCTTCGCGGCCTCGTCATGATCGTCATGGCGCTTGACCATACCCGTGACTACATTCATGCCGGTGCGTTTGTCAACGACCCGCTTGATCTCACCACGACCTCGGCCATTCTCTTCTTCACACGATGGGTCACGCATTTTTGCGCGCCCGTGTTTGTGTTTCTCGCCGGCACGTCCGTGTATCTGCAAGGGCTGCGGAAGAGTCGCGAGGAGTTGAGCGTCTTCCTCTTCAAGCGGGGTCTGTGGTTGATGTTCGTGGAGCTGGTGATTATCACGTTTGCGTGGACGTTCGACATCTCGTACCACGTGTTTATCATGCAGGTAATCTGGGCGATCGGCGTCAGCATGTTTCTGATGGGCGTCCTCATCAGGTTGCCCTTCACGGCAATACTCGTCTCCGGTTTGTCAATTGTGTTCGGACACAATGTGTTCGACGGTATCGAAGCATCACACAGCGGATTCTGGTGGGACTTGATGCGCAACGGTTCGTTTGCGTTTCATGAGATCGGCGGCGGGCGCCAGCTTGTGATTGTTTATCCGTTCCTGCCCTGGCTCGGCGTGATGATGGCGGGATATTGCTTCGGCACATTGTACGCGCCGTCGTTTGATCCGGCACGAAGGAAGCGATGGCTTCGCAATCTTGGTATCGCGTCGATTCTCGTGTTTACCGCGGTTCGATTTCTGAATGTGTACGGCGATCCGAACCCGTGGACGGTGCAGGGGAATCCGTGGTTCACATTACTCTCCTTCATCAACACGCACAAGTATCCTCCATCGCTGTTGTTTCTGTTGATCACGCTGGGCCCGTCATTCTTGTTGCTCGCCGTTCTCGAGAAGAGCAACAATAGAATCACGCAGGCAATCAGCGTGTTCGGACGTGTTCCGTTCCTGTACTATGTCGTGCATCTCTATCTGCTGCATGCGATCGGCATGGCATTCTTCCTCGTGAGAGGACATTCCTTTTCGGAGGCAACTCCTGATATTTTCGGGATTCCATTCCGGTTTGTTGTGGCAGGCGAAGGGTACTCGCTTGGTATAACGTATCTTGTCTGGATTGCCGTTGTTGTTGCGCTGTACCCGTTGTGCAGGTGGTTCAGCGAGTACAAGAAGAAGAACGCGCGGTGGTGGCTAAGCTATTTGTGAAATCAAAGACATGAACGAACACCCGCATCTTCCGCCAATTACTGCCGCCGATTTGGAAATCAGCCCGCTTGCCCGCGCGGAAACAATCCCCTCGGCGTGGTACACCGATCCTGCCTTTCACGATTTTGACAAGCACGCTGTTTTCAACCATACGTGGCACAACATCGGGCACGTTTCACGGCTCGAAAATGCCGGCAACTACATTATCGGCACAGCGGCCGGGAATCCCGTTCTGGTTGTGCGCGGACAGGCTGAAACACTGCGCGCATTCTACAACGTGTGCCGTCATCGCGGCGGCCCGCTGGCAATGGAAGACGGTTGCGGCAAAGTACTCCAGTGCAAATACCACGGCTGGACATATCTGCTCGACGGCAGCCTGCGCGGCACACCGAAGTTCGATAGAACAGAATTGTTCGACAAGAAAGATTACGGTCTCGTTCCTCTTCATCTCGATGTGTGGGAGGGATTGGTATTTGTGAATGTTGATATGAAGGCGCCGTCCGTCGAGACGTTCTTCAAAGGAATTCCCGAACGCATCGCCCCGATCTCTCTCTCTCCAAAAAGAAGTTCTACAGACGCATAGCATATAACGTTCGCTGCAACTGGAAGGTGTATGTTGACAACTATCTTGAGGGCTACCACCTTCCGTTCGTACATCCGGAATTGTGCAATCTTCTCGACTTCCAACAGTACATCACCGAAACATACGATTGGCATTCGTTCCAATACAGCCCGATTCAGCAGCGGCAAAACATCTACGGCGAAGCAGGAGAGATGGCGTACTACTACTTCGTCTGGCCGAACTTCATGCTGAACATCCTGCCCGATCGACTGCAAACGAACCTCGTGCTGCCCGACAGCCACGACCGGTGTACTGTTCTGTTCGATTACTACTACGACGACGTACAATCGGCCGAAGCCGGGAAACGCGCCGAGGCAGACATTGAGTACAGCCACAAGATTCAGTTGGAAGATATTGAGATTTGCGAGCATGTACAGAGGGGACTGGCGTCGAACGCCTACGATAAGGGCCGATTTTCGGTGGAGTTCGAGAATGCCGTGCATCATTTTCAAGCATTGCTGAAAAGGGCATACCGCGAAGCGCTGAACGGCCGTTGATCCCTACAATTCGGGATGAGACTGAAGAGTTGACTTGTTCAGAACAAGTACAAATACTTCACCTTCAACACTGCCGCCCGTTCGGCAAGGTGCATGCGGGAAGTCAGGAGGTTTCCTCCTCCATCATACTCCTCGTCGCGGTTGCGGACTTCGTTGACGGCAAGATACATCCAACTTTTCGGCAGGAAATTGTAAGAGAAAAGAAATCCGACTATCACCCGCTCCAACCTGTCCGATGATCGGACGAAGACATTATCCACATACAGCCTGAAGTTCAGATCGTTAAACGGCGTGAACGAAACATAGGGCCTTGCGTTGTAGGTGATGTCTTCGATGTTTCCTGCCGGATTTCCCTCAAGCCACATGTTGTAAGATGTTCCGATTTCCAAGCTTGACAGCGCCTTCCACTCCGCGCTCATGCCAAACCACGAGTAGAATGCAAGGTAGTCACGGGAAAAATTGTAGGTTCGGGAGTATCCGCCCCACATGTTGGCGTTCCACAACTGCGACATTCCGAACCACGAACTGAATGTCGCTTCATACGAAGAGTATTCTATGTTCGAATCCTTGCTTCGTCCAAGAGAGAGATTGACCTCAAATCCCCAGTTGTCGCGAAACTGCATGTTGTACCCCAGCAAGGCGGAACGGTCGGTGTAGGCATCGGCGTCTTCATAGTACAGCACCGGCCCGCCGTAGAGAAGAATGGAACTGATATACCCGTCCTGAAAAAACCACCGGGGTCCCGACACGGATACAAACTCCAACGTTCCCTTCCACGGCACGAAGCCCACCTGCTGGACATCGAAATCACGATCAATTGCCCGGACGCGCGTCAAACTCATGAGGTTCGTACCAAAGTATGTGAAGCCGGCCGAGCCGGCAAAGCTTCCCTTTGAGTTTTCGATGGAACGGGCAATCTGATACGCAAGCTGCCAGTCCGACGTTCGGAAGGCGCCGTCGATGTCGAGAACGCCGTACGTGTCGGAGCCCGTCCGCTTTCCGACGAACAGTATGCCGACGGACGAGTTATCGAAGATTTGCTTCTTAATGCGGGCCGAGCCGAACACCGCGCGGTGCTCGGTTGCCGGTGTGCCGCCATCAGAGAAATCACGGGCTCCTGTAAAAGCAAGAAACCCGCCGTACTCCCAACTGTCGAGCCTGCCGAACGCTTTTGTTCCGACATTCACCGGTACAATGTGTCCGTCCGGCAATATTTTGCCTATTCTACGCGAGTAAAACAGTTCGAGCGGACGATAGAAGCCGGAGTTCCGTTGCCTGCCGGAGGCCATAAATACTTCATTGCCTTCAGTAAAGAAGGGCCTGCGTTCATCAAACCGCGTTTCATATCGGGAGATATTGAAATCAAACGGATCCGCTTCGATTTGTGCAAAGTCGGGGTTGGCCGTAAGTTGGAATGTGAGTTTCTGTGAAGGATTGTAGAAGATATCAATGCCCGCGTCGGGGTCAACATCGTACGTGCCCGGCCGGAGATACGTCGCTTTTGCGATTGCAACGGGGTACACCTCCAAGTTCAATCCGTGTGCGGCCGGACGGAAACCGTCGAACACTAACTTGCCGAACTTCGAGATACGTTGCCCCTCGTTCTGTTCGTAGGCACACCAGTAAAGATCCTCGGCGCGGGAAGGCATCCAGCGGTCGAAATCAAGTCCCCACTCCGTCAATGTCCCATCGTACTTAATGGACTTGTAGGGAATCCGCATCTCCACCACAAATCCCCAATCATACACCTTTGCATCAGCAAACCAGACACCATCCCAGCTATAGTCGCGGTTGCGGGCATCGTCAAGCAACCGGCAATCGGCACGAACGCCGGAGGACGTAACGGCAAATTTGTATGCCGTACGCCTGTCGTTGAACGTATCGAGCATTATCGAGACGATATCGCCGCTGGTCTGGTCGAGAAGGCCGGTTTGCCTCCGGACGGGTTCTGTATCGTAGCAGATCATCAAACAATAGAGCGCATCCTGTGTGCTGAGTACTTTCGCCACAGAATGTTGAGATGGCGGCTGGTTGAAGTAGGGCTGGAGTTGAAAGAAGTCGGCTACCGAATCCGCCTCGTGCCAAATCTGATCAAGTATTCCATCGATTAGGATTTCCGCATCTACCACCTTCACGGTCATGGTTTTTGGTGATTGCGTCCACACAGTAGTTGGACAGAGTAATAATGCAAAGGCTACAAGTGATTTCATTGCGAATTACGCGGAGAGATGGGAATGACAGTTTGGTTTACGATAACTTGGAAAAAGGTTGCAGAAACCGGGGCGATTTCCCTGCCGTTTTGACGTTGCGTTCATCTCCAGCCTTCTGGTCTCGGTGATG
This genomic interval carries:
- a CDS encoding Rieske (2Fe-2S) protein is translated as MNEHPHLPPITAADLEISPLARAETIPSAWYTDPAFHDFDKHAVFNHTWHNIGHVSRLENAGNYIIGTAAGNPVLVVRGQAETLRAFYNVCRHRGGPLAMEDGCGKVLQCKYHGWTYLLDGSLRGTPKFDRTELFDKKDYGLVPLHLDVWEGLVFVNVDMKAPSVETFFKGIPERIAPISLSPKRSSTDA
- a CDS encoding DUF1624 domain-containing protein, whose product is MNSPAKTRITSLDLLRGLVMIVMALDHTRDYIHAGAFVNDPLDLTTTSAILFFTRWVTHFCAPVFVFLAGTSVYLQGLRKSREELSVFLFKRGLWLMFVELVIITFAWTFDISYHVFIMQVIWAIGVSMFLMGVLIRLPFTAILVSGLSIVFGHNVFDGIEASHSGFWWDLMRNGSFAFHEIGGGRQLVIVYPFLPWLGVMMAGYCFGTLYAPSFDPARRKRWLRNLGIASILVFTAVRFLNVYGDPNPWTVQGNPWFTLLSFINTHKYPPSLLFLLITLGPSFLLLAVLEKSNNRITQAISVFGRVPFLYYVVHLYLLHAIGMAFFLVRGHSFSEATPDIFGIPFRFVVAGEGYSLGITYLVWIAVVVALYPLCRWFSEYKKKNARWWLSYL
- a CDS encoding nuclear transport factor 2 family protein, producing MKTFTRILVTFAAFVLLASTGAHAQEWNAAQKEVWKNVEAYWALDAAGNLDGFMSYFHDNYIGWEISQPMPGNKATARKFIEHDYKTEKTILYNITPVSINVFGNVAIANYYYVRIAKNAEGKENTRSGRWADVLMKQGDKWVLIGDHGGRTSKDED
- a CDS encoding carbohydrate binding family 9 domain-containing protein, whose translation is MKSLVAFALLLCPTTVWTQSPKTMTVKVVDAEILIDGILDQIWHEADSVADFFQLQPYFNQPPSQHSVAKVLSTQDALYCLMICYDTEPVRRQTGLLDQTSGDIVSIMLDTFNDRRTAYKFAVTSSGVRADCRLLDDARNRDYSWDGVWFADAKVYDWGFVVEMRIPYKSIKYDGTLTEWGLDFDRWMPSRAEDLYWCAYEQNEGQRISKFGKLVFDGFRPAAHGLNLEVYPVAIAKATYLRPGTYDVDPDAGIDIFYNPSQKLTFQLTANPDFAQIEADPFDFNISRYETRFDERRPFFTEGNEVFMASGRQRNSGFYRPLELFYSRRIGKILPDGHIVPVNVGTKAFGRLDSWEYGGFLAFTGARDFSDGGTPATEHRAVFGSARIKKQIFDNSSVGILFVGKRTGSDTYGVLDIDGAFRTSDWQLAYQIARSIENSKGSFAGSAGFTYFGTNLMSLTRVRAIDRDFDVQQVGFVPWKGTLEFVSVSGPRWFFQDGYISSILLYGGPVLYYEDADAYTDRSALLGYNMQFRDNWGFEVNLSLGRSKDSNIEYSSYEATFSSWFGMSQLWNANMWGGYSRTYNFSRDYLAFYSWFGMSAEWKALSSLEIGTSYNMWLEGNPAGNIEDITYNARPYVSFTPFNDLNFRLYVDNVFVRSSDRLERVIVGFLFSYNFLPKSWMYLAVNEVRNRDEEYDGGGNLLTSRMHLAERAAVLKVKYLYLF